In Mytilus trossulus isolate FHL-02 chromosome 6, PNRI_Mtr1.1.1.hap1, whole genome shotgun sequence, a single window of DNA contains:
- the LOC134721423 gene encoding CAP-Gly domain-containing linker protein 1-like isoform X4, whose translation MFAPRYRLSDVDPFMCTCGPCRSFWKDNFGEAAELLRESSLSRADDSTTIPHDQRGVKVGDRVLVRGQHAGTVKFVGVIDDNAIAPRLYVGVKLDDNINSTHNGVFKGKRYFYCERGHGAMVTYTEVQKLKQVDKRPPMQGNFMYPSFEEVKKRRKERNQKLVELYAKAGVAPPSDLMPTIARPKTEPNIHVGDPNDIVIKDLERQKERERRRREIMNEADQEKLELRKLRMQFGNNENADRMAITLRKLQRAYEEGLVISKRRGTRADLDYDSDED comes from the exons ATGTTCGCACCACGTTATAGGCTG aGTGATGTTGACCCATTCATGTGTACATGTGGGCCTTGTAGATCATTTTGGAAGGACAATTTTGGAGAAGCAGCAGAATTATTAAGAGAATCTTCTCTAAGCAGAGCAGATGATTCTACAACCATACCACATGATCAGCGAGGTGTTAAAGTTGGGGATCGAGTTCTAGTTCGAGGGCAACATGCTg GTACAGTGAAatttgtaggagttattgatGACAATGCTATTGCACCTAGATTGTATGTTGGAGTAAAATTGGATGATAATA TAAACTCAACACACAATGGTGTATTTAAAGGAAAGCGTTATTTTTATTGTGAACGAGGGCATGGTGCAATGGTAACATACACTGAagtacaaaaattgaaacaagtTGACAAGCGTCCTCCAATGCAAGGGAATTTCATGTATCCAAGTTTTGAAGAAGTAAAGAAAAGGAGGAAAGAGAGAAACCAAAA GTTAGTAGAACTGTATGCCAAAGCAGGAGTGGCTCCTCCCAGTGATCTGATGCCAACAATAGCCAGACCAAAAACAGAACCTAATATACATGTAGGAGACCCAAATGATATTGTTATAAag GATTTAGAAAGACAAAAGGAAAGAGAAAGAAGAAGGAGAGAAATAATGAACGAAGCAGACCAGGAGAAACTTGAACTTAGAAAATTACGAATGCAGTTTGGAAACAACGAAAATGCTGACAGAATGGCTATTACTCTTAGAAAATTACAAAGAGCTTATGAAGAAGGATTAGTTATATCAAAACGTAGGGGAACGAGGGCTGACCTGGATTATGATAGTGACGAAGATTAA
- the LOC134721423 gene encoding uncharacterized protein LOC134721423 isoform X3, whose translation MFAPRYRLSDVDPFMCTCGPCRSFWKDNFGEAAELLRESSLSRADDSTTIPHDQRGVKVGDRVLVRGQHAGSKFRRGTVKFVGVIDDNAIAPRLYVGVKLDDNINSTHNGVFKGKRYFYCERGHGAMVTYTEVQKLKQVDKRPPMQGNFMYPSFEEVKKRRKERNQKLVELYAKAGVAPPSDLMPTIARPKTEPNIHVGDPNDIVIKDLERQKERERRRREIMNEADQEKLELRKLRMQFGNNENADRMAITLRKLQRAYEEGLVISKRRGTRADLDYDSDED comes from the exons ATGTTCGCACCACGTTATAGGCTG aGTGATGTTGACCCATTCATGTGTACATGTGGGCCTTGTAGATCATTTTGGAAGGACAATTTTGGAGAAGCAGCAGAATTATTAAGAGAATCTTCTCTAAGCAGAGCAGATGATTCTACAACCATACCACATGATCAGCGAGGTGTTAAAGTTGGGGATCGAGTTCTAGTTCGAGGGCAACATGCTg gTTCTAAATTTAGAAGag GTACAGTGAAatttgtaggagttattgatGACAATGCTATTGCACCTAGATTGTATGTTGGAGTAAAATTGGATGATAATA TAAACTCAACACACAATGGTGTATTTAAAGGAAAGCGTTATTTTTATTGTGAACGAGGGCATGGTGCAATGGTAACATACACTGAagtacaaaaattgaaacaagtTGACAAGCGTCCTCCAATGCAAGGGAATTTCATGTATCCAAGTTTTGAAGAAGTAAAGAAAAGGAGGAAAGAGAGAAACCAAAA GTTAGTAGAACTGTATGCCAAAGCAGGAGTGGCTCCTCCCAGTGATCTGATGCCAACAATAGCCAGACCAAAAACAGAACCTAATATACATGTAGGAGACCCAAATGATATTGTTATAAag GATTTAGAAAGACAAAAGGAAAGAGAAAGAAGAAGGAGAGAAATAATGAACGAAGCAGACCAGGAGAAACTTGAACTTAGAAAATTACGAATGCAGTTTGGAAACAACGAAAATGCTGACAGAATGGCTATTACTCTTAGAAAATTACAAAGAGCTTATGAAGAAGGATTAGTTATATCAAAACGTAGGGGAACGAGGGCTGACCTGGATTATGATAGTGACGAAGATTAA
- the LOC134721423 gene encoding uncharacterized protein LOC134721423 isoform X1 has translation MSACSHKSKHKHIESDVDPFMCTCGPCRSFWKDNFGEAAELLRESSLSRADDSTTIPHDQRGVKVGDRVLVRGQHAGSKFRRGTVKFVGVIDDNAIAPRLYVGVKLDDNINSTHNGVFKGKRYFYCERGHGAMVTYTEVQKLKQVDKRPPMQGNFMYPSFEEVKKRRKERNQKLVELYAKAGVAPPSDLMPTIARPKTEPNIHVGDPNDIVIKDLERQKERERRRREIMNEADQEKLELRKLRMQFGNNENADRMAITLRKLQRAYEEGLVISKRRGTRADLDYDSDED, from the exons ATGAGTGCTTGTAGtcataaaagtaaacataaacacattgag aGTGATGTTGACCCATTCATGTGTACATGTGGGCCTTGTAGATCATTTTGGAAGGACAATTTTGGAGAAGCAGCAGAATTATTAAGAGAATCTTCTCTAAGCAGAGCAGATGATTCTACAACCATACCACATGATCAGCGAGGTGTTAAAGTTGGGGATCGAGTTCTAGTTCGAGGGCAACATGCTg gTTCTAAATTTAGAAGag GTACAGTGAAatttgtaggagttattgatGACAATGCTATTGCACCTAGATTGTATGTTGGAGTAAAATTGGATGATAATA TAAACTCAACACACAATGGTGTATTTAAAGGAAAGCGTTATTTTTATTGTGAACGAGGGCATGGTGCAATGGTAACATACACTGAagtacaaaaattgaaacaagtTGACAAGCGTCCTCCAATGCAAGGGAATTTCATGTATCCAAGTTTTGAAGAAGTAAAGAAAAGGAGGAAAGAGAGAAACCAAAA GTTAGTAGAACTGTATGCCAAAGCAGGAGTGGCTCCTCCCAGTGATCTGATGCCAACAATAGCCAGACCAAAAACAGAACCTAATATACATGTAGGAGACCCAAATGATATTGTTATAAag GATTTAGAAAGACAAAAGGAAAGAGAAAGAAGAAGGAGAGAAATAATGAACGAAGCAGACCAGGAGAAACTTGAACTTAGAAAATTACGAATGCAGTTTGGAAACAACGAAAATGCTGACAGAATGGCTATTACTCTTAGAAAATTACAAAGAGCTTATGAAGAAGGATTAGTTATATCAAAACGTAGGGGAACGAGGGCTGACCTGGATTATGATAGTGACGAAGATTAA
- the LOC134721423 gene encoding CAP-Gly domain-containing linker protein 1-like isoform X2, giving the protein MSACSHKSKHKHIESDVDPFMCTCGPCRSFWKDNFGEAAELLRESSLSRADDSTTIPHDQRGVKVGDRVLVRGQHAGTVKFVGVIDDNAIAPRLYVGVKLDDNINSTHNGVFKGKRYFYCERGHGAMVTYTEVQKLKQVDKRPPMQGNFMYPSFEEVKKRRKERNQKLVELYAKAGVAPPSDLMPTIARPKTEPNIHVGDPNDIVIKDLERQKERERRRREIMNEADQEKLELRKLRMQFGNNENADRMAITLRKLQRAYEEGLVISKRRGTRADLDYDSDED; this is encoded by the exons ATGAGTGCTTGTAGtcataaaagtaaacataaacacattgag aGTGATGTTGACCCATTCATGTGTACATGTGGGCCTTGTAGATCATTTTGGAAGGACAATTTTGGAGAAGCAGCAGAATTATTAAGAGAATCTTCTCTAAGCAGAGCAGATGATTCTACAACCATACCACATGATCAGCGAGGTGTTAAAGTTGGGGATCGAGTTCTAGTTCGAGGGCAACATGCTg GTACAGTGAAatttgtaggagttattgatGACAATGCTATTGCACCTAGATTGTATGTTGGAGTAAAATTGGATGATAATA TAAACTCAACACACAATGGTGTATTTAAAGGAAAGCGTTATTTTTATTGTGAACGAGGGCATGGTGCAATGGTAACATACACTGAagtacaaaaattgaaacaagtTGACAAGCGTCCTCCAATGCAAGGGAATTTCATGTATCCAAGTTTTGAAGAAGTAAAGAAAAGGAGGAAAGAGAGAAACCAAAA GTTAGTAGAACTGTATGCCAAAGCAGGAGTGGCTCCTCCCAGTGATCTGATGCCAACAATAGCCAGACCAAAAACAGAACCTAATATACATGTAGGAGACCCAAATGATATTGTTATAAag GATTTAGAAAGACAAAAGGAAAGAGAAAGAAGAAGGAGAGAAATAATGAACGAAGCAGACCAGGAGAAACTTGAACTTAGAAAATTACGAATGCAGTTTGGAAACAACGAAAATGCTGACAGAATGGCTATTACTCTTAGAAAATTACAAAGAGCTTATGAAGAAGGATTAGTTATATCAAAACGTAGGGGAACGAGGGCTGACCTGGATTATGATAGTGACGAAGATTAA
- the LOC134721424 gene encoding AFG2-interacting ribosome maturation factor-like, which yields MENIDPRLNPAYQQLQKSYKILQQCQTTWKETLKQCQEEIDSLQNLSEQYTCCNEAGIDVLLLQLPDVREKLLYKISLEIDKKLNKLQININTLKDCCDRISKQYDYSSNISRGLPLDLITMTTETIPAFADMVEWLNDIDIMLQHQYWAKKHLLDTYTVQKFDHDNFMKMWNSGSNETTQKVNDALCYVKFLLDDT from the exons ATGGAAAATATTGATCCCAGATTGAATCCAGCATACCAGCAACTTCAgaaatcatacaaaatactTCAACAGTGTCAAACAACATggaaagaaacattaaaacaatgtCAAGAAGAAATagattctttacaaaatttatctGAGCAATACACCTGCTGTAATGAAGCTGGTATAGATGTGCTTTTACTGCAGCTACCAGATGTACGAGAAAAATTGTTGTATAAGATATCTCTTGAGattgacaagaagttaaataaattacaaattaacaT taacACATTAAAAGACTGTTGTGATAGAATTTCCAAGCAGTATGACTACAGTTCCAATATATCAAGGGGTTTACCTCTGGATCTTATTACCATGACAACAGAGACAATACCAGCATTTGCAGACATGGTTGAATGGTTAAATGATATTGATATAATGTTACAACACCA ATATTGGGCTAAGAAGCATCTTTTAGATACATATACTGTCCAGAagtttgatcatgataattttatgaaaatgtggAATAGTGGAAGTAATGAAACAACACAGAAAGTGAATG ATGCTTTGTGTTATGTGAAGTTTTTGTTGGATGATACTTGA